A single Bacillus sp. OxB-1 DNA region contains:
- a CDS encoding gluconate 2-dehydrogenase subunit 3 family protein, whose product MSDRPTDVNEKKGMSRRTFMKNTGLVAGGVVGGGLFGGLLTNQFQKKTDVKNTSTGKDSGQLQDARVFFTRAEDFDILSAATERILPKDDLGPGAIELGVPYFIDKQLHSEWGINAKEYMKGPFVLNMDTTGNHNKTRDQDNQGPNTETQVPTPTPRYQTKMNRGEIFIIGLRGMDLTAQKEFGAKFVELSPEQQDEVMRMFDDGQVELKGIGSQNFFHLLLQTTLEGAYADPVYGGNRDMMGWKMKEYPGPRASYMAQIEPEEFVKLDQQSLRDYQGH is encoded by the coding sequence ATGTCAGATAGACCAACAGACGTGAATGAGAAGAAGGGGATGAGCCGGCGGACTTTCATGAAGAATACTGGGCTAGTTGCGGGAGGAGTGGTAGGAGGGGGGCTATTTGGCGGTCTGCTGACGAATCAGTTCCAGAAAAAGACGGACGTCAAAAATACCAGTACTGGGAAGGATAGCGGTCAACTACAAGACGCTCGTGTGTTTTTTACACGTGCGGAGGATTTTGATATTCTTTCGGCCGCCACTGAACGCATATTGCCCAAGGATGATCTAGGTCCTGGTGCCATTGAACTTGGAGTCCCTTATTTCATTGACAAACAGTTGCACAGTGAGTGGGGGATAAACGCTAAGGAATACATGAAGGGGCCTTTTGTCTTGAATATGGATACTACCGGCAATCACAACAAGACAAGGGATCAGGACAACCAAGGGCCAAATACGGAAACACAAGTACCAACGCCTACTCCACGGTATCAGACCAAGATGAATCGAGGAGAAATCTTCATTATAGGGCTTCGTGGAATGGATCTTACGGCTCAAAAGGAATTTGGAGCAAAATTTGTCGAGCTAAGCCCCGAACAACAAGATGAAGTGATGCGAATGTTTGATGATGGCCAAGTGGAGTTAAAAGGGATTGGATCCCAAAACTTTTTCCATTTGCTCTTACAGACGACACTCGAGGGGGCGTATGCGGATCCCGTATATGGCGGCAACCGCGATATGATGGGTTGGAAAATGAAAGAATATCCGGGACCGCGTGCAAGTTATATGGCACAAATTGAACCGGAAGAGTTCGTGAAGTTGGATCAGCAAAGCTTACGTGATTATCAAGGTCACTAA
- a CDS encoding GMC family oxidoreductase, producing the protein MVIKLDKVDVVIVGTGWAGGVVAAELSKAGYKVVGLERGKNQVRADYIGVKDELRYTNRYEMMQNLAPETITSRNYLDETALPVRTRQEMMAGTDLGGGSVHWAGSTYRWRPYDFKIRSMTIERYGKAKIPEGMTIQDWGITYDEMEKYYDRWEKTAGISGEPDPLGDKRTNDYPNPPMMESPPIKLFKEAAKKLGYHPFQVASGNLSQGYTNPDGEVMNACMYCSYCTQYGCDFGAKSDPLVTVLPTAMKTGNYEARVGSYVRRVLHEGGKATGVLYVDDLTGQEYEQPADVVVLAAFTFTNNRLLMLSKIGQQYNPQTRKGVIGRNLNGQFNITFLGARGYFEDKKFNYYAGAGALGGTMSDFAADNFDHTNLNFIGGGGIEMRQYGEAAISSNHVPKGTPKWGAEFKKNSIHYAYRNLVVWYTPNVMSWWHNFYDLDPTYKDDFGDPLLRITNKYTDQDRNIAKFGIEKCREIMEEMGADIIDEDEVPYEFDHIYSGGHYAGGVIMGTDPATSAVNNYLQMWDMDNLFVVGGSAFPQFGGHHPTSTIGALGYRAAEGIDKYLKNGGQLVAGKMESNKV; encoded by the coding sequence ATGGTGATTAAATTGGATAAAGTGGATGTTGTTATCGTTGGAACTGGTTGGGCCGGTGGAGTAGTGGCGGCAGAGCTTTCAAAGGCAGGCTATAAGGTGGTTGGATTGGAACGGGGAAAAAACCAAGTGCGCGCGGATTACATAGGGGTAAAAGATGAGCTGCGCTATACAAATCGGTATGAAATGATGCAAAACCTTGCCCCTGAAACAATTACATCCCGCAATTATCTGGATGAAACGGCGCTACCTGTAAGGACTCGGCAAGAAATGATGGCGGGCACTGATTTAGGTGGAGGGAGTGTACACTGGGCGGGGTCGACATACCGTTGGAGACCGTATGATTTTAAAATTCGTAGCATGACGATTGAAAGATACGGAAAAGCAAAAATTCCAGAAGGCATGACCATTCAGGACTGGGGCATCACCTACGACGAAATGGAGAAGTATTATGATCGATGGGAAAAGACGGCCGGCATTTCGGGTGAACCTGATCCGTTAGGCGATAAGCGGACCAACGACTATCCGAATCCTCCTATGATGGAGTCACCGCCAATCAAATTATTTAAAGAGGCGGCAAAAAAGTTAGGGTATCATCCATTCCAAGTCGCCTCTGGAAATCTTTCGCAGGGCTATACAAACCCTGATGGGGAAGTGATGAATGCATGCATGTACTGTTCCTATTGTACCCAATATGGATGTGATTTCGGTGCAAAATCCGATCCGCTTGTAACGGTTCTTCCTACGGCGATGAAAACCGGGAACTACGAAGCGAGAGTCGGTTCATACGTCCGCCGCGTTTTGCATGAAGGCGGTAAGGCGACGGGGGTCTTATATGTCGATGATTTGACTGGGCAGGAGTACGAGCAACCCGCAGATGTAGTCGTACTGGCGGCATTTACATTTACGAATAATCGCCTATTGATGTTATCCAAAATCGGTCAACAATATAATCCGCAAACGAGGAAAGGTGTCATCGGCAGGAATTTGAACGGACAATTCAATATTACATTCCTTGGTGCAAGAGGCTACTTTGAAGATAAGAAATTCAACTATTACGCTGGCGCTGGTGCATTAGGCGGAACAATGAGTGATTTTGCGGCGGATAATTTTGACCATACGAACTTGAATTTCATCGGTGGCGGCGGAATTGAAATGAGGCAATACGGAGAAGCTGCTATTTCGAGTAATCATGTACCTAAAGGGACACCGAAATGGGGAGCGGAGTTCAAGAAAAACTCCATCCATTACGCGTACCGAAATCTCGTTGTTTGGTATACTCCGAATGTTATGTCTTGGTGGCATAACTTCTATGATTTAGATCCGACGTATAAGGATGATTTCGGTGACCCGCTTTTACGTATCACAAATAAATATACAGACCAGGACCGGAATATCGCCAAATTTGGTATTGAGAAGTGCCGTGAAATTATGGAAGAAATGGGTGCCGACATTATTGATGAGGATGAAGTGCCGTACGAATTCGACCATATTTATTCTGGTGGGCATTACGCAGGTGGAGTCATTATGGGAACCGACCCAGCTACATCCGCTGTGAATAATTACTTGCAAATGTGGGATATGGACAACCTCTTTGTCGTTGGAGGTTCTGCGTTTCCACAATTCGGCGGCCATCACCCGACTTCGACAATCGGAGCGTTGGGGTATCGGGCTGCTGAAGGAATCGACAAGTATTTGAAGAATGGCGGACAACTGGTAGCAGGGAAAATGGAAAGCAATAAAGTATAA
- a CDS encoding AbgT family transporter, which produces METKRGGFFQKFLDIIEKTGNRLPHPVTLFAVLALVVIILSAVISSLGVKVAHPGKDGEMIEVFNLLSGEGIHYIITNMTANFIGFAPLGVVLLTMLGIGIAEGSGLISALLRGFVMSVPKRLITLGLVFAGVMSSVASDAGYVVLPPLGAVIFAALGRHPLAGLAAAFAGVSGGFSANLLLSGTDALLGELTIMSAAIINPDYAEGMNIAMNYYFIAVSVFVLTFVGAWVTEKIIEPRLGEYNGEYREKMEKLSAIEKKGLIWAVISVLVAGILVSLLVLLPGAPLRGDEGDMPIIKSPFMKALVPIITFLFFVPGLVYGKVTKSIRNDKDVANMMSATMAAMGAFIVLSFTASQFVAFFSESNMGLVLGVYGAEFLQSINLKGIPLIILFILIAAFINLFIGSASAKWAMMAPVFVPIMMQLGYSPELTQMAYRVADSSTNIISPLMTYFAIIIAFAQKYDKKMGIGTLVSVMFPYSMFFLAFWTLTLIVWMLLGIDLGPGSPIYYLP; this is translated from the coding sequence ATGGAAACAAAACGAGGGGGATTTTTTCAGAAATTCCTAGACATCATTGAGAAGACAGGGAACCGTTTACCACATCCCGTTACCTTATTTGCGGTTTTGGCTTTAGTTGTCATTATTTTATCCGCAGTCATCTCTTCCCTCGGCGTGAAAGTCGCCCATCCCGGAAAAGATGGGGAAATGATCGAGGTATTCAACCTTCTGAGCGGGGAAGGAATCCATTATATCATTACGAATATGACAGCGAACTTCATCGGCTTCGCGCCGCTCGGTGTCGTGCTGCTCACTATGCTTGGAATCGGGATTGCCGAAGGTTCCGGCCTAATTAGCGCATTGCTTCGCGGATTCGTCATGTCCGTTCCGAAGCGCCTCATTACGCTGGGGCTCGTGTTTGCCGGCGTTATGTCCAGTGTTGCTTCCGATGCAGGATATGTCGTCTTGCCGCCGCTTGGAGCCGTCATTTTCGCGGCGCTCGGTCGTCATCCGCTTGCCGGTCTGGCTGCGGCGTTCGCCGGTGTCTCCGGCGGATTCAGTGCCAACCTGCTACTGTCCGGGACCGACGCCCTGCTCGGTGAATTAACTATCATGTCCGCGGCCATCATCAATCCGGATTACGCGGAAGGCATGAATATTGCGATGAACTATTACTTCATTGCCGTATCTGTTTTTGTCCTGACGTTCGTTGGTGCTTGGGTGACCGAGAAAATCATTGAACCGCGCCTCGGGGAGTATAACGGCGAATACCGTGAGAAAATGGAGAAGTTAAGCGCTATCGAAAAGAAAGGTTTGATTTGGGCAGTTATTTCGGTCCTTGTGGCAGGTATCCTTGTTTCCCTTCTTGTGCTTCTTCCAGGAGCACCGTTACGTGGGGATGAGGGGGACATGCCAATCATCAAATCGCCATTCATGAAAGCCCTTGTGCCGATTATCACGTTCCTGTTCTTCGTACCAGGTCTTGTTTACGGGAAAGTGACCAAGTCGATCCGGAATGACAAAGACGTGGCAAATATGATGTCCGCGACGATGGCAGCGATGGGCGCATTCATCGTGCTGTCTTTTACTGCGAGCCAATTTGTCGCATTCTTTTCGGAGTCGAATATGGGTCTTGTCCTTGGCGTATACGGGGCAGAGTTCCTGCAAAGCATCAATTTGAAAGGCATCCCGCTTATCATTTTATTCATTTTGATTGCGGCTTTCATCAACCTGTTCATCGGCAGTGCTTCCGCGAAATGGGCCATGATGGCGCCCGTGTTCGTCCCGATCATGATGCAGCTCGGCTACTCGCCAGAACTGACTCAGATGGCGTACCGCGTCGCGGATTCTTCCACCAATATCATTTCACCGCTGATGACGTATTTCGCTATCATCATCGCCTTTGCACAGAAGTATGATAAAAAGATGGGAATCGGGACACTCGTCTCCGTCATGTTCCCGTATTCCATGTTCTTCCTGGCATTCTGGACCCTGACATTGATTGTCTGGATGCTTTTGGGCATCGATTTAGGACCTGGCTCACCGATTTATTATCTTCCATAA
- the norA gene encoding multidrug efflux MFS transporter NorA — MKNQKGVLAILLTNLFIAFLGIGLVIPVLPTIMNELNISGKVVGYMVAAFAITQLIVSPFAGSWIDKYGRKIMIVLGLVVFGFSEFLFGYGKTVEVLFISRMLGGVSAAFIMPAVTAFIADITTSETRAKALGYMSAAISTGFIIGPGIGGFLAEFGTRVPFYSAGVLGILAAVLSQIMLREPEHAAAEIPMPGQQTGLRRIFIPMYLIAFVLIFVLSFGLASFESLFSLFVDHKFGFTPKDIAIIITGSGIVGAISQVLLFDRLTKKMGEINLIRYSLIVSGLLVLLMTFVSSYFAILLTTFVLFTGFDLIRPAITSYLSKIAGNEQGFVGGMNSTFTSLGNIFGPIVGGFLFDIDVDYPYYFAAIVIAIGTVIAFFWKQPKHIFLR; from the coding sequence ATGAAAAATCAAAAAGGTGTGTTGGCAATACTGTTAACGAACTTGTTCATTGCCTTCCTCGGAATCGGGCTCGTCATTCCGGTACTGCCGACCATCATGAATGAGTTGAACATTTCTGGCAAGGTCGTTGGGTACATGGTCGCCGCCTTCGCGATTACCCAGCTGATCGTTTCCCCGTTTGCCGGCAGCTGGATCGATAAATATGGCCGGAAAATCATGATTGTGCTCGGCTTAGTCGTATTTGGCTTCTCGGAATTTTTATTCGGGTATGGGAAGACGGTGGAAGTTTTGTTCATCTCCCGTATGTTGGGCGGGGTGAGTGCGGCTTTCATCATGCCGGCGGTGACAGCATTCATTGCGGATATCACAACGAGTGAAACGCGCGCCAAGGCGTTGGGCTATATGTCAGCGGCTATCAGCACAGGTTTCATCATTGGGCCGGGCATCGGAGGGTTTCTCGCCGAATTCGGCACGCGCGTTCCATTTTATTCAGCGGGGGTGTTGGGGATCTTGGCCGCAGTTCTCTCCCAGATTATGCTGAGAGAGCCTGAACATGCGGCTGCGGAGATTCCGATGCCTGGCCAGCAGACCGGCCTCCGCCGCATCTTCATCCCGATGTATCTCATTGCGTTCGTCCTCATTTTCGTGTTGTCTTTCGGACTTGCATCGTTTGAATCGCTGTTCAGTTTATTTGTTGACCATAAATTTGGTTTCACTCCGAAAGACATTGCGATTATCATTACAGGTAGCGGCATTGTAGGGGCCATCAGCCAAGTCCTTTTATTCGACCGATTGACCAAAAAGATGGGGGAAATCAATCTGATCCGCTATTCCCTCATCGTGTCCGGGCTGCTTGTATTGTTGATGACGTTTGTCAGTTCGTATTTCGCTATTTTATTGACCACCTTCGTACTGTTTACAGGGTTTGACCTTATTCGTCCTGCCATCACATCCTATTTGTCGAAAATTGCTGGCAATGAACAGGGGTTCGTCGGAGGGATGAACTCCACCTTTACAAGCCTTGGCAATATTTTCGGTCCAATTGTCGGCGGGTTTCTGTTCGACATCGATGTCGATTACCCATATTATTTCGCTGCCATCGTTATAGCGATTGGAACCGTGATTGCATTTTTCTGGAAGCAACCGAAGCATATATTTTTAAGGTGA
- a CDS encoding sensor histidine kinase, translated as MSKTPFILGGIELIAIFSALFYLLGIRADIRKVSILSLGVVLPTILAFMMARWLGILILMISTTLIFYLFSRNIRVIIDLLSIFIGGILADHLAQIVNHPLFAGTSLALPIHLVCFLLLFLGYVYVYKRIIATQWCLFKSSPIILVLVVLLISATVFILYWNIFTISTENVITLVRINFVIQVGYVALAGGIFGLLFIHLQRQQQVKQREIKLEQYMMYMEALEQVNRDMQKFRHDYANILQTIQGYLDTDNLKDLKRYFKQHIITSGEHTLFRNRVLGSLDHLQLVGLRGLLATKSIEADEQGIQVSIRIPEPIDDIRMDIIDLTRIIGILMDNAIEANLRMEQGKVDVAFWKTDSPSIVIRIRNTTPEDTIRLTDLGRESFSTKGTDRGIGLSNVRQILQQYENALLKTQIEGQWFIQELEIFFVDGAG; from the coding sequence TTGAGCAAAACCCCATTTATTTTAGGTGGAATAGAGCTTATAGCTATATTTTCCGCTCTCTTTTATTTATTAGGCATTCGGGCCGATATCCGAAAAGTTTCCATTTTGTCACTCGGCGTTGTATTGCCGACTATACTGGCTTTCATGATGGCTAGATGGCTGGGCATCCTTATCCTGATGATTTCCACCACTCTCATTTTCTATCTATTTTCACGTAATATCCGGGTGATTATCGATTTATTGAGTATTTTTATAGGAGGCATCCTCGCCGATCATTTGGCGCAAATTGTGAATCATCCCTTGTTCGCCGGAACAAGCCTAGCTTTGCCGATCCATTTGGTGTGCTTCCTCCTTCTATTCCTAGGCTACGTCTATGTGTATAAGCGTATAATCGCAACACAATGGTGCCTCTTCAAAAGTTCGCCTATCATACTCGTCCTAGTCGTATTACTGATCAGTGCGACTGTTTTTATTTTGTATTGGAACATATTCACGATTTCGACTGAAAATGTGATCACCCTAGTGAGGATCAATTTTGTCATCCAAGTAGGTTATGTGGCTCTGGCCGGGGGAATATTTGGCTTATTATTTATCCATCTACAACGCCAACAGCAAGTGAAACAACGGGAAATAAAGCTGGAGCAATACATGATGTACATGGAAGCTTTGGAACAAGTCAATCGGGATATGCAGAAATTTCGCCATGACTATGCGAATATATTGCAGACAATCCAAGGGTATTTGGATACGGACAATTTAAAAGACTTGAAGCGGTATTTCAAGCAACATATCATCACGTCTGGGGAGCATACGCTATTTCGGAACAGAGTGCTCGGCAGTCTTGATCATTTGCAACTTGTCGGATTAAGAGGGTTGCTTGCCACAAAGTCGATTGAAGCGGATGAGCAAGGCATTCAAGTGTCGATTCGAATTCCCGAACCGATTGACGACATCCGGATGGACATTATCGATTTGACCCGAATTATCGGAATTTTAATGGACAATGCAATTGAAGCGAATCTCCGAATGGAACAAGGAAAAGTCGATGTCGCCTTTTGGAAGACGGACTCCCCTTCGATTGTCATCCGTATCCGGAACACCACTCCGGAAGACACGATCCGGTTGACGGACCTTGGTCGGGAATCATTTTCCACGAAAGGGACGGACCGGGGCATCGGCCTTTCGAATGTCCGACAAATTTTACAACAATACGAAAACGCCCTTCTGAAGACGCAAATCGAAGGGCAGTGGTTTATTCAGGAACTGGAGATTTTCTTTGTAGATGGAGCCGGATGA
- a CDS encoding acyl-CoA dehydrogenase family protein, with translation MIWSESTLVKTTAAVQEKEGIMEVPTWWTCPEGFEELQKLAHLLGEKELLPRAVISDQEGKYPKESLKEIAEAGYGAVTIPVEAGGLENGFTAFSVLSESFAHYCPSSTMCWVMHTTTVHTLYEAGTEEQRKRFIPGVLRGDVGALAFSEPATGGHFWNVVSEAPRNESGYLLNADKSFVTSGGEADFYIVATSSPDTEDEDNLMYLLVEKDQEGIQSFPFSAMGLRGNASGPMKFENVQVPLENRIGGEGGAGYYNDNTVDPLFLLGTAACWIGIAQGALNAAIDGAKKKVHADTGSNVAGYQVIRHELAKSQILIDSARSMLYRTAKAMDECAEKGLELSECLYPLWQLKTHAADMVITVTNAALQVSGGRGYLTGQVEKFLRDGRAGALMGPTNEVLREWIGRTLIEVPWLE, from the coding sequence ATGATTTGGAGTGAAAGCACATTGGTGAAAACGACAGCAGCGGTACAAGAAAAAGAAGGAATTATGGAGGTCCCGACATGGTGGACTTGCCCGGAAGGTTTTGAGGAATTGCAAAAACTGGCTCATTTATTGGGCGAGAAAGAGCTTCTTCCGCGGGCTGTCATTTCAGACCAGGAAGGGAAATATCCGAAAGAAAGCTTGAAAGAAATTGCGGAAGCGGGTTATGGAGCCGTTACCATTCCGGTGGAAGCGGGCGGTTTGGAAAACGGGTTTACCGCATTTTCCGTGCTCTCCGAGAGTTTTGCCCACTATTGTCCATCCTCGACGATGTGCTGGGTCATGCATACGACGACTGTACATACGCTGTATGAGGCGGGGACCGAGGAACAAAGAAAGCGCTTCATTCCAGGCGTCTTGAGGGGTGATGTCGGTGCCTTGGCATTCAGTGAACCGGCAACTGGCGGGCATTTCTGGAATGTCGTCAGTGAAGCGCCGCGGAACGAAAGCGGTTACTTATTGAATGCTGATAAGTCGTTCGTGACGAGTGGTGGAGAAGCCGACTTTTATATAGTAGCAACCTCTTCCCCTGACACGGAGGATGAGGACAACCTCATGTATCTGCTCGTCGAAAAAGATCAGGAAGGCATCCAATCATTCCCGTTCTCCGCAATGGGGCTGCGCGGGAACGCGAGCGGTCCGATGAAGTTCGAGAACGTGCAAGTACCGTTGGAAAACCGCATCGGCGGTGAAGGCGGAGCAGGCTATTACAATGACAACACAGTCGATCCGCTCTTTTTGCTAGGAACGGCGGCTTGTTGGATCGGCATTGCGCAAGGCGCGTTGAATGCGGCTATTGACGGTGCGAAAAAGAAAGTGCATGCCGACACAGGTTCGAACGTAGCGGGCTACCAAGTGATCCGCCACGAACTGGCGAAATCCCAAATTTTGATCGACAGTGCTCGCAGCATGCTGTACCGCACGGCGAAAGCGATGGACGAGTGCGCAGAAAAAGGGCTGGAACTGTCCGAATGCCTATACCCGCTGTGGCAGCTGAAAACGCACGCGGCAGACATGGTCATCACGGTGACCAATGCAGCGCTGCAAGTATCGGGCGGCCGCGGCTACCTGACAGGCCAAGTCGAGAAATTCCTCCGCGACGGACGTGCGGGGGCGTTGATGGGACCGACCAACGAAGTCCTGCGCGAATGGATCGGCCGTACGCTGATTGAGGTTCCTTGGTTGGAATGA
- a CDS encoding class D sortase, whose translation MRRWIGWLFLLAGLLLVSYPLLKKIAFDRQQQQLLATFEQLGEMGQADMAVEMDPALPSQEPTAPDDGRSSMLDGARGLLKIPGIDLEMIIFDGASETDLDKGAGMIEPKKQFDRHNIGLAGHRSVLKGQLFNRLGELREGDEITVDTTEETLRYTVIDTFVVHQSDISVLNDAEKPLLTLVTCTPLGKRHSPNRLIVQAELQDVAEH comes from the coding sequence TTGCGCAGATGGATAGGATGGCTATTTTTGTTGGCCGGGCTACTGCTCGTCAGCTACCCGTTACTCAAAAAGATTGCTTTCGACCGCCAGCAACAACAACTCCTTGCGACATTTGAACAGCTAGGGGAAATGGGACAAGCGGACATGGCAGTGGAAATGGATCCGGCATTGCCCTCCCAAGAACCGACAGCTCCCGACGATGGCCGAAGCTCCATGCTGGACGGCGCACGAGGATTGTTGAAAATCCCCGGCATCGATCTGGAAATGATCATCTTCGACGGCGCTTCCGAAACGGACCTGGACAAAGGGGCTGGCATGATTGAACCGAAAAAACAATTCGATCGGCATAACATCGGACTAGCAGGCCACCGTTCCGTTCTGAAAGGCCAGCTGTTCAACCGGCTCGGGGAATTGCGGGAAGGAGACGAAATCACCGTCGACACCACGGAAGAAACACTCCGCTACACAGTGATCGACACATTCGTCGTCCACCAATCGGATATATCTGTATTGAATGACGCGGAAAAACCGCTTCTCACCCTCGTCACCTGCACGCCACTCGGCAAACGCCACTCGCCCAATCGGCTGATTGTACAAGCGGAATTGCAGGACGTGGCAGAACATTGA